In Brevibacillus brevis, a genomic segment contains:
- a CDS encoding UDP-glucose/GDP-mannose dehydrogenase family protein, which yields MKIAIVGTGYVGLVTGVCLAAIGHDVTCVDVDEEKMAQLGAGIVPFFEPGLDELLAVQRQERRLSFTESHEAAFSGAEAIFIAVGTPQGIDGMPDLRALIEVARAIGLTLANDAVVVIKSTVPVGTNHFVRELIAEHLVRPVTVQVVSNPEFLREGAAVYDTFHGDRIVIGADDEEAARLVEAIYQPLGIPVLHTDTRSAELIKYASNAFLATKISFINEIAQLCERLGATIEDVARGMGMDARIGEKFLRAGIGYGGSCFPKDVKALLGMAELSGYSFSILQAVERVNYRQRLLLIEKLVGRLGDLHGKRIALLGLAFKPDTDDMREAPSLTIAETLLKMGAQVVGYDPVSNTKARHVLPPAVELAPGAEEALGGADAAFVLTEWEEFTRPSFARLFTRMKAPIVFDGRNCLDAAVLGEWGIEYHPVGRGAWVQGTATSYLEKGRSR from the coding sequence ATGAAGATAGCCATTGTCGGAACAGGATACGTCGGACTCGTGACAGGGGTCTGCTTGGCGGCCATCGGCCATGACGTGACATGCGTGGATGTAGATGAAGAAAAAATGGCGCAGCTTGGAGCCGGGATTGTCCCTTTTTTCGAGCCCGGACTAGATGAACTGCTCGCTGTGCAAAGACAGGAGAGGCGGCTCTCGTTTACGGAAAGCCACGAAGCGGCTTTTTCCGGGGCGGAAGCGATCTTTATCGCAGTAGGAACGCCCCAAGGAATCGACGGCATGCCGGATCTGCGGGCGTTGATTGAGGTGGCGAGGGCGATCGGGCTGACGCTGGCAAACGATGCGGTCGTCGTCATCAAAAGCACGGTGCCTGTCGGGACGAACCATTTTGTACGCGAGCTCATCGCGGAGCATCTCGTTCGGCCCGTAACCGTACAGGTAGTCTCCAACCCGGAATTTTTGCGGGAGGGGGCCGCGGTTTACGATACCTTCCACGGGGATCGGATCGTCATCGGTGCGGACGACGAGGAGGCGGCGCGCCTGGTGGAAGCGATCTATCAGCCGCTGGGCATACCGGTCCTGCATACGGATACCCGCAGTGCCGAGCTGATCAAATACGCGTCCAATGCCTTTCTGGCGACGAAGATCAGCTTCATTAACGAAATCGCCCAGCTGTGCGAAAGGCTCGGCGCGACGATCGAGGATGTGGCCCGGGGCATGGGTATGGACGCTCGGATCGGCGAAAAATTTTTGCGGGCTGGAATCGGCTACGGGGGTTCCTGCTTCCCGAAAGACGTCAAGGCGCTGCTCGGAATGGCAGAGCTGTCCGGGTATTCCTTTTCCATCCTTCAGGCTGTCGAACGGGTGAACTACCGACAGCGGCTGCTTCTGATAGAGAAGCTGGTCGGGCGATTGGGTGATCTGCACGGCAAACGGATCGCACTGCTGGGGCTTGCCTTCAAGCCGGATACGGACGATATGCGCGAGGCCCCGTCGCTGACGATCGCGGAAACCTTGCTGAAGATGGGGGCGCAAGTCGTCGGATACGATCCGGTGAGCAACACAAAGGCGCGCCATGTCTTGCCGCCTGCGGTGGAGCTGGCGCCGGGGGCAGAGGAAGCGCTGGGAGGAGCGGACGCCGCGTTTGTTTTGACCGAGTGGGAAGAGTTTACACGCCCTTCATTCGCCCGGCTGTTTACGCGGATGAAAGCGCCGATCGTATTCGACGGACGAAACTGCCTGGATGCTGCTGTGCTTGGAGAGTGGGGCATTGAGTATCATCCGGTCGGAAGAGGGGCATGGGTCCAAGGGACAGCGACAAGTTATCTGGAAAAAGGGAGATCGCGATGA
- a CDS encoding glycosyltransferase, whose protein sequence is MGAAEKVCIFAPVHVYTDIRVYQKEAKTIASAGYSVVLIARAAKEREAAEERGQLRIEGVPRYRSRFQRFLMQPLMLKSIWRTKASIVHLHNPDTLLLGFLLKLMGKKVIYDTHEDFTKRILMREWIPAILRKAVAKAVGRLEAWAGRVFDASIATQVDVARRLGAKSVVIENAPISQGELIENAYSLSEAIQKTEVFRAVYVGTIGRTRGLLQMVKAMEYVNQLFPARLWLIGPVHDQAAMEEVRDRVGWMYVDYLGVLSQEMAFAYMIQSDVGLITIQDIGDHAKTSPNKIYEYQRFGIPFIASDFAVWREKVGHVGSGVFVNQEDPLEIAQAMTFLHDHPEQAKEMGQRGVEFTVNEYNWEKEAEKLIRLYQSLSSADQSGQPQAGGACP, encoded by the coding sequence ATGGGAGCAGCTGAAAAAGTGTGCATTTTCGCGCCGGTGCATGTTTACACGGACATCCGGGTGTATCAAAAGGAAGCAAAAACAATCGCTTCTGCCGGCTATTCGGTAGTGCTGATAGCCAGGGCTGCAAAAGAGAGGGAAGCGGCGGAGGAGCGGGGCCAGCTGCGGATAGAGGGAGTCCCGCGTTACAGGAGCCGCTTTCAACGTTTTCTCATGCAGCCATTGATGCTGAAAAGCATCTGGAGAACCAAGGCGTCCATCGTCCATCTCCACAACCCGGATACGCTTTTGCTCGGGTTTCTCCTGAAGCTCATGGGGAAAAAGGTGATCTACGATACGCACGAGGATTTTACGAAGCGAATCCTGATGCGCGAATGGATACCGGCGATACTGCGCAAGGCGGTCGCCAAAGCTGTCGGGCGGCTGGAAGCGTGGGCCGGGCGGGTATTCGACGCTTCGATCGCGACTCAAGTGGATGTGGCGCGCAGGCTCGGGGCGAAGAGCGTCGTGATTGAAAACGCGCCGATCTCGCAAGGAGAACTGATCGAGAATGCCTACTCGCTGAGCGAGGCCATCCAGAAGACGGAAGTGTTCCGAGCCGTATACGTCGGGACAATCGGGCGGACGCGCGGGCTGTTGCAGATGGTCAAGGCTATGGAATACGTCAACCAGCTGTTTCCGGCGCGGCTGTGGCTCATCGGTCCTGTACACGATCAGGCGGCTATGGAAGAGGTGCGCGATCGGGTGGGGTGGATGTATGTGGACTACCTGGGAGTATTGTCCCAGGAGATGGCCTTTGCCTACATGATCCAGTCGGATGTCGGTCTGATCACGATTCAAGACATCGGAGACCACGCCAAAACGAGTCCGAACAAGATATACGAGTACCAGCGTTTCGGGATTCCCTTCATCGCCAGCGATTTTGCCGTGTGGAGGGAAAAAGTGGGACATGTCGGATCCGGCGTCTTCGTCAACCAGGAAGACCCGTTGGAAATAGCGCAAGCGATGACGTTTTTGCACGATCATCCCGAGCAGGCGAAAGAAATGGGGCAAAGAGGGGTGGAGTTCACAGTGAACGAGTACAACTGGGAGAAGGAAGCGGAGAAATTGATCCGGCTGTACCAGTCGTTATCCTCCGCTGATCAGTCAGGTCAGCCGCAGGCGGGAGGTGCCTGCCCGTGA
- a CDS encoding anti-repressor SinI family protein, with translation MGANKAVTEEIDSEWKELIMEAKRLGIPVDEIRQFLLVSVKKYAANE, from the coding sequence ATGGGTGCGAACAAAGCGGTGACGGAAGAGATCGATTCCGAGTGGAAGGAATTGATCATGGAAGCAAAAAGGCTGGGAATCCCGGTCGATGAGATTAGGCAATTTTTACTGGTGTCCGTCAAAAAGTACGCGGCAAACGAATAA
- a CDS encoding glycosyltransferase family 2 protein: MSPVPVSQAEPAHPLVSVITPTYNAARFIRETIDSVKRQTYPHWELILIDDASSDDTVPIIREELADPRIRLIVLAQNSGAAVARNTGISAANGRYIAFLDSDDLWLPQKLEKQVAFMQERDAAFSFTRYRMIQEDGTHTPYVVPIPEKIDYRGLLKNTIIGCLTVMLDKEKLGTIQMPNLRTRQDTALWLNILKQGHLAYGIQEELSQYRRVAGSISSNKWKAAKNTWRLYRDIEKLSFASAAWCFVHYGWNAWKKNVGQT; the protein is encoded by the coding sequence ATTTCCCCTGTGCCTGTGAGCCAAGCAGAGCCGGCACATCCGCTGGTGTCCGTGATCACGCCCACTTACAATGCGGCACGATTTATCCGGGAGACGATCGATTCGGTCAAGCGGCAGACGTATCCGCATTGGGAGCTCATCCTGATCGATGATGCCTCCTCCGACGATACGGTCCCGATTATCCGGGAAGAACTCGCGGATCCGCGCATTCGCTTGATCGTCCTTGCGCAAAACAGCGGTGCGGCCGTAGCCCGAAACACGGGAATTTCCGCCGCGAATGGAAGGTACATCGCGTTTTTGGACAGCGACGATCTGTGGCTCCCGCAAAAGCTGGAGAAACAGGTGGCCTTCATGCAAGAGCGGGATGCGGCGTTTTCCTTTACCCGTTACCGCATGATCCAGGAAGACGGCACGCATACCCCGTATGTCGTCCCGATCCCGGAGAAAATCGACTACCGCGGCCTGTTGAAAAACACCATTATCGGCTGCCTGACCGTGATGCTGGACAAAGAAAAGCTGGGGACGATCCAGATGCCCAATCTGCGGACCCGGCAAGACACGGCGCTGTGGCTGAACATTCTGAAACAGGGGCACCTCGCCTACGGGATCCAGGAGGAGCTGTCCCAGTACCGCAGAGTAGCCGGCTCGATTTCCAGCAACAAATGGAAAGCGGCGAAAAACACGTGGCGGCTGTATCGGGATATCGAAAAGCTGAGTTTCGCGTCCGCCGCATGGTGCTTTGTCCACTACGGCTGGAACGCGTGGAAGAAAAATGTGGGTCAGACCTGA
- a CDS encoding NAD-dependent epimerase/dehydratase family protein encodes MKVLVTGGAGFIGSHVVDQLIADNWQVVVVDNLSTGRKHYVHPSAKFYACDITSDELEHVFAQEKPDAVIHQAAQIDVRQSMIAPLRDATVNIVGTVRLLECALAHHVQKFIYASSAAVYGMPLGEFIEESHQTLPLSCYGISKHTPEQYIRVLSEQYGMDYTILRYANVYGERQELTGEGGVILSFIQKMLMNIPPAIYGDGLQTRDFIHVEDVAAANVAALRHGAREVLNVATNRSLSINDLVELLNEMMSMRIEPVYLPAREGDIRHSCLNNHKAREVLKWEPQVSLHRGLNQTIQYVRSKMSIAHS; translated from the coding sequence ATGAAAGTACTGGTGACGGGCGGAGCAGGCTTTATCGGTTCGCATGTTGTTGATCAACTCATCGCCGACAATTGGCAAGTGGTCGTCGTCGATAATCTGTCTACGGGGAGAAAACATTACGTTCACCCGTCTGCAAAGTTTTACGCGTGCGACATTACCAGCGATGAGCTGGAGCACGTATTCGCACAGGAAAAGCCGGATGCCGTCATCCATCAGGCGGCGCAAATCGATGTCCGTCAATCGATGATCGCTCCGCTCCGCGATGCTACCGTCAACATCGTTGGTACCGTCAGGCTGCTGGAGTGCGCTCTTGCGCATCACGTACAGAAGTTCATTTACGCATCGTCAGCAGCCGTCTACGGAATGCCTCTCGGCGAGTTCATTGAGGAGTCGCACCAGACCCTTCCTCTTTCCTGCTACGGTATCTCCAAGCACACTCCCGAGCAGTACATACGGGTGTTGTCCGAACAGTACGGCATGGATTACACCATCCTGCGCTACGCCAATGTGTACGGAGAACGCCAGGAGCTGACGGGAGAAGGAGGGGTCATCCTGAGCTTCATCCAGAAAATGCTGATGAATATCCCTCCCGCCATCTACGGCGACGGCTTGCAGACGAGAGATTTCATCCATGTGGAGGACGTCGCTGCCGCCAACGTGGCTGCACTGCGCCATGGGGCCAGGGAGGTGCTGAACGTGGCGACGAACCGGTCGCTCAGTATCAACGACCTCGTGGAGCTCTTGAACGAAATGATGTCCATGCGCATCGAGCCGGTCTACTTGCCGGCGAGGGAAGGGGACATCCGCCACAGCTGCCTGAACAACCACAAAGCGCGGGAAGTGCTGAAGTGGGAGCCGCAGGTCTCCTTGCATCGCGGATTGAACCAGACGATTCAATACGTTCGCAGCAAAATGTCCATCGCCCACAGCTGA
- a CDS encoding helix-turn-helix domain-containing protein — protein sequence MIGTRIKKLRKEKGISLSQLAERAGVAKSYLSSIERDIQSNPSLQFIEKIADVLQVPINVLIDKEPYFEQLDDEWNQLVMEAMQSGVSKEEFRGFLEYQKWKLAQNKE from the coding sequence ATGATTGGTACACGTATCAAGAAACTGCGAAAAGAAAAGGGAATTTCCCTGTCGCAATTGGCTGAACGTGCAGGAGTTGCCAAATCGTACCTAAGCTCCATTGAACGCGATATTCAATCAAATCCTTCGCTGCAATTCATTGAAAAAATCGCCGATGTTCTCCAAGTTCCGATAAATGTTTTGATTGATAAAGAGCCTTATTTTGAACAGCTGGATGATGAATGGAATCAATTAGTCATGGAGGCCATGCAATCAGGAGTCAGCAAAGAGGAGTTCCGGGGATTTCTGGAATATCAAAAGTGGAAGCTGGCTCAAAACAAGGAGTAG
- a CDS encoding sugar transferase, with product MSGKTLKLRLFLLVLLDVGLLNACYVVSFLSRFSFDVPLRNFKPYLALFPWISLFCLIAFYMFDLYSNWKRKSLHHLLYTIILSILLVMVLTMSLTYLGKGFSFPRSVIFVATFLQVIVLGSSRYFLWHLSRKRHGSKKVLIVASTLENGLALAEKCMNHSKGWFVIHSFLPAHSKRVLQIKMAEVDVVLLGPSLNREDKAEIIGMCIRQEKEVLVVPEMVELLAIESELQQIDDLLVLSIQPPRFVPGKLLVKRSFDIAVSSLMLILLSPVMLILYALIKVTSPGPAIFKQERLGEGGRSYMIYKFRSMVPDAEKATGPVLAADGDPRITRIGKFMRSTRLDEIPQLFNVLKGEMSLVGPRPERPFFIRQFQESIPDYTYRLSVKPGITGLAQILANYSTKVEDKLRFDILYVKTYSFVLDIKILLQTIRVVLQREQAAGVARENEEHKKKLLRLFGYYDMANTANHE from the coding sequence ATGAGTGGCAAGACGTTAAAGCTACGCCTGTTTTTGCTCGTATTGCTCGACGTAGGCTTGCTGAATGCCTGCTATGTGGTTTCGTTTTTATCCCGCTTCTCGTTTGACGTTCCTTTGCGCAACTTCAAGCCATACCTCGCATTGTTCCCGTGGATCTCTCTGTTTTGCCTCATCGCTTTTTACATGTTCGACCTGTACTCCAATTGGAAGCGAAAAAGCTTGCACCATTTGCTCTACACGATCATTTTGTCCATTCTGCTCGTGATGGTTTTGACCATGTCGCTGACGTACCTGGGCAAAGGCTTCTCATTTCCCCGCAGCGTGATTTTCGTCGCGACGTTCCTGCAAGTGATCGTACTGGGGTCCAGCCGCTACTTTCTCTGGCATCTGAGCCGGAAGCGGCATGGCAGCAAAAAGGTGCTGATCGTCGCAAGCACTCTCGAAAACGGTTTGGCTCTGGCGGAGAAGTGCATGAACCATTCGAAAGGGTGGTTCGTCATCCACAGCTTTCTTCCCGCCCACAGCAAACGGGTCCTGCAAATAAAGATGGCGGAAGTCGATGTCGTCCTCCTGGGCCCGAGTCTCAACCGGGAAGACAAGGCGGAAATCATCGGCATGTGCATCAGACAGGAAAAAGAAGTGCTGGTCGTTCCGGAGATGGTGGAGCTGCTTGCCATCGAATCGGAGCTGCAGCAGATCGACGACCTTCTGGTGCTGTCCATCCAGCCCCCCAGGTTTGTCCCTGGCAAATTGCTGGTGAAGCGCAGCTTTGACATCGCGGTGTCCAGCCTCATGCTGATCCTCCTGTCACCCGTGATGCTGATTTTGTACGCCTTGATCAAAGTCACTTCCCCGGGACCCGCGATCTTCAAGCAGGAGCGTCTGGGGGAAGGCGGCAGATCGTACATGATCTACAAATTCCGCAGCATGGTCCCGGATGCGGAGAAGGCGACGGGCCCGGTGCTGGCAGCTGACGGCGATCCGCGAATTACACGCATCGGCAAGTTCATGCGCTCTACCCGCCTGGATGAAATCCCGCAGCTGTTCAACGTGCTGAAAGGAGAAATGAGTCTGGTCGGACCGCGGCCGGAGCGCCCCTTTTTCATCCGACAGTTCCAGGAAAGCATCCCGGATTACACCTACCGCTTGTCGGTCAAACCCGGCATCACGGGTCTCGCCCAAATCTTGGCGAACTACAGCACGAAGGTGGAAGACAAACTCCGCTTCGACATTTTGTACGTGAAGACGTATTCGTTCGTCCTCGATATCAAGATCCTGCTCCAGACCATCCGCGTCGTGCTGCAAAGAGAGCAGGCGGCAGGGGTGGCGCGCGAAAACGAAGAGCACAAGAAAAAGCTGCTGCGGCTGTTCGGCTACTACGACATGGCCAACACCGCCAATCACGAGTAA